Proteins co-encoded in one Pseudoalteromonas sp. MEBiC 03607 genomic window:
- a CDS encoding ATP-binding protein, with product MNDFKQAYLLEKAAREEAEQLLADKSRILVALNSELEQKIADLERHQAMFIQAEKMATLGTLCAGVAHEINNPLAYSISNVDTLKEYCNYFSALLAKCDEFACSEMDKAAFCQQLTDLNKVHSVRYLADDLPDLINDTAQGLQRISKIVANLLDFSRPKGHNKQFADMTDAVKSAVKLLANQLKECDLQTDYHTISESWCNLAAISQVIVNVLINAKQACDASSSKAQITVSVYELQHHIYIDVEDNGVGMSAETIAKIYDPFYTTKPVGEGTGMGMTMVYAIVHDHQGTIEIQSTEGTGTRISCVFPVQSHVRDVVN from the coding sequence ATGAATGACTTTAAGCAAGCTTATTTATTAGAAAAAGCAGCTAGGGAAGAGGCAGAGCAACTGTTAGCAGACAAGAGCCGTATTCTTGTTGCATTAAACAGTGAGCTTGAACAAAAAATTGCAGACTTAGAGCGTCATCAAGCAATGTTTATTCAAGCAGAAAAAATGGCCACTTTGGGCACACTATGCGCTGGGGTTGCCCATGAAATTAACAACCCCCTTGCTTATAGCATTAGTAATGTCGATACCCTTAAGGAGTATTGCAATTATTTCAGTGCATTATTAGCTAAATGTGATGAATTTGCCTGTAGTGAAATGGATAAAGCGGCGTTTTGTCAGCAATTAACCGATTTAAATAAAGTACACTCTGTTCGTTATTTAGCAGATGATTTGCCTGACTTAATAAATGACACAGCGCAAGGTTTACAAAGGATCAGCAAGATAGTTGCAAATTTGCTCGATTTCTCTCGACCAAAGGGCCATAACAAACAGTTTGCTGATATGACTGATGCGGTAAAAAGTGCAGTTAAGTTATTAGCGAATCAACTTAAAGAATGCGATTTACAAACTGACTACCATACGATTTCTGAGAGCTGGTGTAATTTAGCAGCTATCAGTCAAGTGATTGTGAATGTATTAATAAATGCAAAGCAAGCATGTGATGCGAGTAGCTCAAAAGCGCAGATCACTGTGTCGGTCTATGAACTTCAACATCATATTTATATTGATGTTGAAGACAATGGCGTGGGGATGTCAGCAGAAACTATCGCTAAAATATATGATCCTTTCTACACGACCAAACCGGTAGGGGAAGGCACTGGAATGGGAATGACCATGGTTTATGCGATTGTGCATGATCATCAAGGCACTATTGAAATACAAAGCACAGAGGGAACGGGCACGCGCATTAGTTGTGTATTTCCAGTGCAAAGTCACGTTAGAGATGTGGTTAACTAA
- a CDS encoding ectonucleotide pyrophosphatase/phosphodiesterase yields the protein MRIWQLVLAGVLLFSSGVKAEQEQSVVLISIDGFRWDYIEKHQAKHLKAISEQGVRATKMRPVYPTKTFPNHISIITGLLPVNHGIVENRFCDTERNDCYKMGKGKDDSTWVNGIPLWNLAQMQGLKAATYFWPESDARFNGMLPDYFYHYSKHSDYQRRVDQIIQWLSLPKAQRPRLVISYFSLVDSMGHEFGPDAKETYDAVQKLDSLMADLSSRLKALDENINLVILSDHGMASVDPSLSIKIDSLPQDENFIVQNTGPRVLYYAKPDSKADISGFSKKLAKAAEGRYIVLSEKQKHDYHYDKGPRVGDIILQTEAPRVFTDSKMAGYLGTHGYAYSEDMAATFIAEGPAFKQGMRLDEVSNLDVYPLIAKILGLEILSPIDSDGASLWPARKQ from the coding sequence ATGCGTATTTGGCAACTAGTTTTAGCTGGGGTATTGCTTTTCAGTTCGGGTGTAAAAGCTGAACAAGAGCAATCGGTGGTACTTATTTCGATAGATGGGTTTCGTTGGGATTACATTGAAAAACATCAGGCGAAACATTTAAAAGCAATCAGTGAGCAGGGCGTAAGAGCAACCAAAATGCGCCCCGTATACCCAACCAAAACTTTTCCGAATCATATTTCGATTATTACCGGTTTGCTGCCTGTTAATCATGGCATTGTCGAGAACCGCTTTTGTGATACTGAGCGCAACGACTGCTACAAAATGGGAAAAGGTAAAGACGATAGCACTTGGGTTAACGGCATTCCGCTTTGGAATTTAGCACAAATGCAGGGCTTAAAAGCAGCCACCTATTTTTGGCCAGAGTCAGATGCGCGTTTTAACGGTATGTTACCTGATTATTTTTACCATTATTCAAAACACAGTGATTACCAAAGACGCGTTGACCAAATTATTCAGTGGTTGAGCTTACCAAAAGCACAGCGACCACGTTTGGTGATTAGTTATTTTTCGCTGGTGGATAGTATGGGACATGAGTTTGGCCCAGATGCCAAAGAAACCTATGATGCAGTACAAAAGCTCGACAGTTTAATGGCTGATTTATCGAGCCGTTTAAAAGCACTTGATGAAAACATTAACTTAGTGATTTTGTCTGATCATGGTATGGCGTCTGTTGATCCAAGCCTTAGCATCAAAATTGATAGCCTGCCACAAGACGAAAACTTTATAGTGCAAAACACAGGCCCTCGCGTCTTGTATTATGCAAAACCAGATAGCAAAGCAGATATTAGCGGATTCAGTAAAAAGCTCGCTAAAGCCGCTGAAGGTCGTTACATCGTATTAAGTGAGAAGCAAAAGCACGATTATCACTATGATAAAGGCCCGCGAGTTGGCGATATTATTTTGCAAACCGAAGCGCCCCGCGTGTTTACCGATAGTAAAATGGCCGGTTATTTAGGCACTCATGGTTATGCCTATAGCGAAGATATGGCTGCCACCTTTATAGCCGAAGGCCCTGCTTTTAAACAAGGCATGCGCTTAGACGAAGTAAGTAATTTAGATGTGTACCCGCTCATCGCCAAAATACTCGGTCTTGAGATCTTAAGCCCAATTGATAGCGATGGCGCAAGTTTATGGCCGGCTAGGAAGCAGTAA
- the hemH gene encoding ferrochelatase, with protein MSRFSAITDNPHDGRFNKKTGILLTNLGSPDAPTTAALRTYLREFLSDPRIVEIPRFIWMIILYCFVLTLRPKRSAALYKSIWTENGSPLTHITREQSKRLAALLKDKGHHDTEVVMAMRYGNPSIEAGLEELRDKGITRVIVLPMYPQYSSTTIGSTFDAVSNVLRKWRWVPELHFINGYHNNPTYIDALAASISEDLNAHGTPQKLVFSYHGTPKQFLENGDPYYCFCMQTTRLVAEKLGFEKDFAVTTFQSRFGKAEWLKPYTDATLESYPEQGIKDIAIISPAFSADCLETLEEIEGENREIFEHAGGEKYRYIPALNTRSDHINAIFEVIKPLLK; from the coding sequence GTGTCGCGATTTTCCGCTATAACCGATAACCCGCATGACGGCCGATTCAATAAAAAAACGGGTATTTTATTGACCAACTTAGGGAGCCCAGATGCGCCAACAACAGCGGCACTTAGAACTTACTTACGCGAGTTTTTATCTGATCCTCGTATCGTCGAGATTCCTCGCTTTATTTGGATGATTATCCTGTATTGCTTTGTTTTAACGCTGCGCCCGAAACGTTCAGCAGCACTTTACAAAAGCATCTGGACTGAAAACGGCTCACCACTAACACACATTACGCGAGAACAAAGTAAACGCCTTGCAGCACTATTAAAAGATAAAGGGCACCACGACACTGAAGTGGTTATGGCAATGCGCTACGGTAACCCATCGATTGAAGCAGGCCTTGAAGAGCTTCGCGACAAAGGCATCACTCGCGTAATCGTGCTGCCTATGTATCCGCAATATTCAAGCACCACCATAGGTTCAACATTTGATGCAGTATCAAATGTGCTTCGTAAATGGCGCTGGGTACCAGAGCTTCATTTCATTAATGGTTATCACAATAACCCAACTTATATTGATGCCCTCGCCGCTAGCATTAGTGAAGACTTAAATGCCCATGGCACACCACAAAAGCTAGTGTTTTCGTACCACGGTACACCTAAGCAATTTTTAGAAAATGGCGACCCTTACTACTGCTTTTGTATGCAAACTACCCGTTTAGTTGCTGAAAAGCTGGGTTTTGAAAAAGACTTTGCTGTAACAACATTCCAAAGCCGCTTTGGTAAAGCTGAGTGGTTAAAACCTTACACCGATGCCACACTTGAAAGCTATCCAGAGCAAGGTATTAAGGATATAGCGATTATCAGCCCTGCATTTAGTGCCGATTGCCTAGAAACCTTAGAAGAAATTGAAGGCGAAAATCGTGAAATTTTTGAACATGCAGGTGGTGAAAAGTACCGATACATACCAGCACTCAATACCCGCAGTGATCACATCAATGCCATATTTGAAGTGATAAAACCATTACTTAAATAA
- a CDS encoding HD domain-containing phosphohydrolase yields MAEKVSKEHIQVLCIDDDEIVLRTLLRLLSAHNISAKATADPTEGLTLLAAYNFDVIICDMRMPQMDGAEFFAQALSIAPDPQRILLTGYSDIDNTIAAVNKGKIHAYIQKPWQNELLLRNISDGIEKTSLKRENKRLEQQIKAQNAQLKELNNNLEQMVEKRTLQIRKVLKQLEEVNEREKHEHRTTFEILYNFINANPYLDGMQAQNIATTSKQIAEQLGLDKKHIEMAEMAGYLAQIGLLAMEPELYKKPTRELTENQKKLFYTHPSTAQLMLMPAPHLHDVSEAIYYQFEHYNGSGIPKGLKGKEIPITAMILAVARDFWQTIAHINVQDNSKFESALDQLQLYSGTYYHPKILETLGSLKITCASDQQVGTMKIISAQQLKNGMVLGHALRNYDGILLLPKGHVFGPKSISKLQQLEAKKPSPFRIMIKN; encoded by the coding sequence ATGGCAGAAAAAGTAAGCAAAGAGCATATTCAAGTATTATGCATTGATGATGACGAAATTGTTTTACGCACTTTATTAAGGTTGTTATCTGCACATAATATCTCAGCAAAAGCGACAGCAGATCCGACAGAAGGTCTTACGCTATTAGCAGCTTATAATTTTGATGTGATTATTTGTGACATGCGCATGCCACAGATGGATGGCGCGGAGTTTTTTGCTCAAGCACTTAGTATTGCACCAGATCCACAACGTATTTTATTGACCGGTTACTCAGACATCGACAATACCATTGCCGCAGTCAATAAAGGTAAGATCCATGCTTATATTCAAAAACCTTGGCAAAATGAATTACTGCTTCGCAATATTAGTGATGGCATTGAAAAAACTTCTCTTAAACGAGAAAACAAACGCCTTGAACAGCAAATTAAAGCACAAAATGCGCAACTAAAAGAGCTCAACAATAACCTTGAGCAAATGGTCGAAAAGCGAACTCTACAAATTCGTAAAGTGCTTAAACAGCTCGAAGAAGTAAACGAGCGTGAAAAACACGAGCACCGCACAACCTTTGAGATTTTATACAACTTCATTAATGCAAACCCTTATCTAGACGGTATGCAAGCACAAAACATTGCCACTACCAGCAAGCAAATTGCAGAGCAACTTGGTTTAGATAAGAAACACATCGAAATGGCTGAAATGGCTGGATACCTTGCGCAAATAGGGCTGCTAGCAATGGAACCAGAGCTGTATAAAAAGCCAACCAGAGAGCTTACAGAAAACCAAAAAAAGTTATTTTATACTCACCCAAGTACAGCCCAGTTAATGCTTATGCCTGCACCACATTTACATGATGTCTCTGAGGCTATTTATTATCAATTTGAACACTATAATGGCTCTGGCATACCCAAAGGCTTAAAAGGTAAAGAAATACCGATTACCGCAATGATTTTAGCGGTGGCTAGAGACTTTTGGCAAACAATCGCCCATATAAATGTGCAAGACAACAGCAAGTTTGAAAGTGCGCTTGACCAATTGCAATTATACAGTGGCACCTACTACCACCCGAAGATTTTAGAAACCCTCGGCAGTTTAAAAATAACCTGTGCCAGTGATCAGCAAGTTGGCACTATGAAAATTATCTCTGCTCAACAACTAAAAAATGGCATGGTTTTAGGTCATGCACTAAGAAACTACGATGGAATTCTTTTACTACCAAAAGGGCATGTATTTGGCCCTAAATCAATTAGCAAGTTACAACAGCTTGAAGCTAAAAAACCAAGTCCTTTCAGGATCATGATCAAAAATTAG
- a CDS encoding cupin translates to MQVIRSHEFTAERAWGALDIANMNGITTRLHWTNEPYKWHINNGEEVFVVLSGQVEMLYKQHGEVCAELLNPGDIFFASVGTEHVAHPKGEARILFIESQGSV, encoded by the coding sequence ATGCAAGTTATACGAAGCCACGAATTTACAGCTGAACGAGCTTGGGGAGCATTAGATATTGCCAATATGAATGGTATTACAACTCGTTTGCACTGGACGAATGAACCTTACAAATGGCACATCAATAATGGTGAAGAAGTTTTTGTGGTGTTAAGTGGTCAGGTTGAAATGCTTTATAAACAGCATGGTGAAGTATGTGCTGAGCTTCTTAATCCAGGGGATATCTTTTTTGCCAGTGTTGGCACGGAGCATGTTGCGCATCCCAAGGGAGAAGCGCGAATTTTGTTTATCGAATCGCAAGGCAGTGTATAA
- a CDS encoding RimK family alpha-L-glutamate ligase translates to MRGWIIYKDSQGLLKQETYEVERLLAAAKEEGIDLHVYSPDQFDLTITREDGKSILIDGQSVALPDFVIPRMGASTTYFALAIIRHLERLGVYCVNSSQSIETVKDKLFAQQILAECNLPTPNTMLVKFPVNIDLVEKQIGFPVVIKTLSGSQGSGVFLSKSKDEFDDLMQLIEAANPQANIILQQFVKSSHGRDLRVLTIGGRAVACMERNSQGKNFKANVSAGGTGKSFTITPEIEWLATQTANVLNLDVAGIDLLFDEQHFKICEANSSPGFEGLEGALGIDVAKEILHFIRIRLGIFDKPEVLEEPCLEAV, encoded by the coding sequence ATGCGCGGGTGGATTATTTATAAAGATAGCCAAGGTTTGCTAAAGCAAGAGACCTACGAGGTAGAGCGCTTGCTTGCTGCTGCAAAAGAAGAAGGCATCGACTTACATGTTTACTCGCCTGATCAGTTTGATTTAACAATTACTCGCGAAGATGGCAAAAGCATCTTAATCGATGGGCAATCAGTTGCGTTACCAGATTTCGTTATTCCACGAATGGGTGCAAGCACAACCTATTTTGCGTTGGCAATTATTCGTCACTTGGAACGTTTAGGTGTGTATTGTGTAAATAGCTCGCAATCAATTGAAACGGTAAAAGACAAATTATTTGCACAGCAAATTTTAGCAGAATGTAATTTGCCTACACCAAATACCATGTTGGTTAAGTTTCCGGTGAACATTGATTTAGTGGAAAAACAGATTGGTTTTCCTGTCGTGATTAAGACGTTATCGGGCTCGCAGGGTAGTGGCGTATTTTTATCAAAATCAAAAGATGAGTTTGATGACTTAATGCAACTTATTGAAGCGGCAAACCCACAGGCAAATATTATTTTACAGCAGTTTGTTAAGTCGAGTCATGGTCGAGATTTGCGAGTGCTTACTATCGGTGGGCGTGCTGTTGCATGTATGGAGCGTAACTCACAGGGTAAAAACTTTAAAGCCAATGTAAGTGCCGGAGGAACAGGTAAGTCATTTACTATTACACCTGAAATCGAATGGCTTGCAACTCAAACTGCGAACGTACTCAACCTTGATGTAGCGGGCATTGACTTATTATTTGACGAGCAGCACTTTAAAATTTGTGAAGCAAACTCAAGCCCAGGTTTTGAAGGTTTAGAAGGGGCGTTAGGGATTGATGTAGCCAAAGAGATTTTGCACTTTATTCGCATTCGTCTGGGTATTTTTGATAAGCCCGAAGTACTCGAAGAGCCTTGTTTAGAGGCTGTTTAA
- a CDS encoding UPF0149 family protein translates to MFNTESSEVLKNYLASQSETNQVSLDQVIGFMAGLLACSEFFGESELANYIADNDESIFNTLMTDSEPRDAMIELLDNVTEAQVEQKKILAHLYSNDADANEPSQALQDFCSGYIAAYIVNQDIWHSDLQFLLQADEQKEASEEGQLFIDNFEATLDLLTTFAMWDQALANHPEPEKLGEGFATFFAALDESLAEIATMALMLEDEKLAMLEQDQ, encoded by the coding sequence ATGTTTAACACAGAAAGCTCGGAAGTATTGAAAAACTATCTCGCAAGTCAAAGTGAGACGAATCAAGTTAGTTTAGATCAGGTCATTGGATTTATGGCTGGACTGCTTGCCTGCTCTGAGTTTTTTGGTGAGTCAGAGCTTGCAAATTATATCGCTGATAACGATGAATCAATATTCAATACATTAATGACCGATTCAGAGCCGCGCGATGCAATGATTGAGTTACTTGATAATGTGACAGAAGCTCAAGTTGAGCAAAAGAAAATACTTGCTCATTTATATTCCAATGATGCTGATGCAAATGAACCTAGCCAAGCATTACAAGACTTTTGCAGCGGTTACATTGCTGCATACATAGTTAATCAAGATATTTGGCACAGTGACTTACAGTTTTTACTGCAAGCTGATGAGCAAAAAGAAGCCAGTGAAGAAGGGCAGCTTTTCATTGATAACTTTGAAGCTACACTCGATTTATTAACTACTTTTGCAATGTGGGATCAAGCACTTGCTAATCACCCAGAGCCAGAAAAATTGGGTGAAGGGTTTGCGACTTTTTTTGCTGCATTAGACGAGAGTTTAGCCGAAATAGCCACCATGGCCTTAATGCTCGAAGATGAAAAGCTGGCGATGTTAGAGCAAGATCAATAA
- a CDS encoding benzoate/H(+) symporter BenE family transporter: MSQLISRATAGLVAVIIGFTSSIALIYQVVMVLGGTPDLVASWVLMLGLAMGVSSIALSYYYKVPILIAWSTTGAALLISSAQGYSLNQAIGAFMFSAALVFLSGITGVFEKMMNKIPSQLACAMLAGVLVNFGIDVFNFMNELPLVIGLMVAVYLCGKRYFARFAMLAVVVAGFLMAGITGQIDTSSWQWKMSEFAYIAPVFDINAMISVGLPLFIVTMTSQNLPGIAVLKAHQYKAPVSAALNVTGLLNVFIAPFGGYAINLAAITAAICMSPEADKDPSKRYWASIAGGVFYIIMALLAATLVGLVASLPQALILALAGIALFATIASSLQQALTEAYYTEAAIVTFLVTASNLTLFSVGSAFWGIVAGTVTLVMTRKD; this comes from the coding sequence ATGAGTCAGCTCATCAGTCGAGCAACTGCGGGTTTAGTGGCTGTTATTATCGGCTTTACCAGCTCAATCGCGCTTATTTATCAGGTTGTGATGGTGTTAGGCGGCACCCCCGATTTAGTTGCCAGCTGGGTGTTGATGCTCGGTCTTGCTATGGGCGTGAGCTCAATTGCTTTGTCTTATTACTACAAAGTGCCCATTCTTATCGCGTGGTCAACAACCGGAGCGGCATTACTCATTTCAAGTGCTCAAGGGTATAGCTTAAACCAAGCTATTGGCGCGTTTATGTTCTCTGCGGCGCTGGTGTTTTTGTCTGGAATTACCGGCGTGTTCGAAAAAATGATGAACAAAATTCCAAGCCAACTGGCTTGTGCCATGCTTGCAGGCGTACTGGTGAATTTTGGCATTGATGTATTTAATTTTATGAACGAACTGCCATTAGTAATTGGCTTAATGGTCGCGGTGTATTTATGTGGAAAACGTTACTTTGCGCGCTTTGCTATGCTCGCAGTGGTTGTGGCTGGCTTTTTAATGGCAGGCATAACAGGGCAAATCGATACCTCTAGCTGGCAGTGGAAAATGAGTGAGTTTGCTTATATAGCGCCAGTGTTCGACATTAATGCCATGATCAGTGTTGGTTTACCGCTGTTTATAGTAACGATGACATCGCAAAACTTACCTGGCATCGCCGTGTTAAAAGCGCATCAGTATAAAGCCCCTGTGTCGGCGGCGTTAAATGTAACGGGACTTTTAAATGTGTTTATTGCGCCTTTTGGTGGTTATGCAATTAATCTTGCTGCTATCACTGCGGCAATTTGTATGAGCCCTGAGGCTGATAAAGACCCAAGCAAGCGTTATTGGGCAAGCATTGCGGGTGGTGTGTTTTACATTATTATGGCGCTCCTTGCTGCAACGCTAGTTGGTTTGGTAGCAAGTTTGCCACAAGCACTTATTTTAGCGTTGGCAGGTATTGCGTTATTCGCCACCATTGCTAGTAGCTTACAGCAAGCTTTAACTGAGGCGTATTATACCGAAGCCGCAATCGTGACCTTTTTAGTCACAGCTTCTAACCTAACCTTATTTTCGGTCGGTTCTGCGTTTTGGGGGATTGTTGCTGGCACGGTGACCTTGGTTATGACACGTAAAGATTGA